A region of Paenibacillus sp. JNUCC-31 DNA encodes the following proteins:
- the atpG gene encoding ATP synthase F1 subunit gamma: MAKGMREIKRQIKSVQSTKQITKAMEMVAAAKLRKAQEKAEAARPYSEKLKEVVASIASSTQGIQHPMLESRPVKKTAYLIITSDRGLAGGYNANVLRQVNLTLKERHNSQNDYELFVIGRKGRDYFRRREMAMASVITDLSDSPSFADIKSIAHEAVQGFELAKFDELYICYNRFVNALTQIPTVERLLPMDTPEVTAAEGPTASYEYEPSAEAVLEVLLPRYAETLIYGALLNGKASELGAKMTAMGNATKNASKLINDLSLTYNRARQAAITQEITEIVAGANAAQG, translated from the coding sequence ATGGCAAAAGGCATGCGCGAAATAAAGCGGCAAATTAAAAGCGTACAAAGCACCAAGCAGATCACCAAAGCAATGGAGATGGTTGCTGCTGCAAAACTGCGGAAAGCGCAGGAGAAAGCAGAGGCAGCCCGTCCTTATTCGGAGAAACTGAAAGAAGTTGTGGCTAGTATTGCATCAAGTACGCAAGGAATTCAACATCCGATGCTGGAGAGCCGTCCGGTTAAAAAGACAGCGTATCTAATCATCACATCGGACCGTGGTCTTGCGGGGGGTTACAATGCGAACGTTTTGCGTCAGGTCAATCTGACGCTCAAAGAGCGCCACAACTCTCAGAATGACTACGAATTGTTCGTCATTGGACGTAAGGGACGCGATTACTTCAGACGGCGCGAAATGGCGATGGCATCCGTTATAACGGATCTGTCGGATTCACCATCATTTGCAGATATCAAATCCATTGCACACGAGGCTGTTCAAGGGTTTGAGCTGGCTAAATTTGATGAATTGTACATTTGTTATAACCGCTTTGTGAATGCGTTGACCCAGATTCCTACGGTTGAACGTCTTCTTCCGATGGATACACCTGAGGTAACTGCTGCGGAAGGACCGACGGCAAGCTACGAATACGAGCCTTCAGCTGAGGCTGTACTGGAAGTTTTGCTACCGCGTTATGCGGAAACGCTGATCTACGGTGCACTTCTGAATGGTAAGGCGAGTGAGCTGGGCGCGAAAATGACTGCAATGGGTAATGCAACCAAAAATGCATCCAAACTCATTAACGACTTGTCATTGACCTACAACCGTGCCCGTCAGGCGGCGATTACGCAGGAGATTACGGAAATTGTGGCAGGTGCCAACGCAGCACAAGGCTAA
- the atpA gene encoding F0F1 ATP synthase subunit alpha — protein MSIKPEEISTLIKSQIEQYKNDIDVVEVGTVIEVGDGIARVYGLENVMSNELVEFPSGVMGLAMNVEESNVGVVILGPYYDIREGDQVKRTGQIMQVPVGEALIGRVVNPLGIPVDGKGPIATTEFRPVEGKAPGVMDRKSVHEPMQTGIKAIDAMVPIGRGQRELIIGDRQTGKTSIAIDTILNQKGSGMKCIYVAIGQKQSTVAQVVETLRRKGAMEYTIVVTAAASDPSPLLYIAPYSGCSMGEYFMYKGEHVLVIYDDLTKQASAYRELSLLLRRPPGREAYPGDVFYLHSRLLERAAKLNDELGGGSLTALPFIETQASDVSAYIPTNVISITDGQIFLEADLFNAGQRPAINVGISVSRVGGSAQIKAMKKVAGSLRLDLAQYRELQAFSQFGSDLDKATQARLNRGARMMEILKQGVNQPLPVEQQVVSLYTAVKGFLDEIPTGDVTRFEGEFLAFMESSHPEILASIRDTKELTADNESALKNAIEKFRKSFAVSV, from the coding sequence TTGAGTATCAAACCAGAAGAAATCAGTACATTAATTAAGAGTCAGATCGAACAATACAAGAACGATATCGATGTAGTCGAAGTCGGGACGGTTATTGAGGTCGGTGACGGTATTGCCCGTGTATACGGACTTGAGAATGTAATGTCCAATGAGTTGGTTGAATTCCCAAGCGGTGTTATGGGACTCGCCATGAACGTAGAAGAGAGCAACGTCGGTGTCGTTATCCTGGGACCTTACTATGATATTCGTGAAGGCGACCAAGTAAAACGTACGGGTCAAATCATGCAAGTGCCTGTTGGCGAAGCATTGATTGGACGCGTTGTTAACCCGCTCGGTATTCCAGTGGATGGCAAAGGGCCAATCGCTACAACGGAATTCCGTCCGGTTGAAGGTAAAGCACCAGGCGTAATGGATCGTAAATCCGTTCATGAGCCGATGCAAACAGGGATCAAAGCCATTGACGCAATGGTTCCAATCGGTCGCGGACAACGTGAGTTGATCATCGGTGACCGTCAAACAGGTAAAACATCAATCGCGATTGATACGATCCTGAACCAAAAAGGTAGCGGCATGAAATGTATCTACGTTGCTATCGGTCAAAAACAATCTACAGTTGCACAAGTCGTAGAAACTCTTCGTCGTAAAGGCGCAATGGAGTACACGATTGTTGTAACTGCGGCAGCATCTGATCCATCACCACTGTTGTACATCGCACCGTATTCCGGTTGTTCGATGGGAGAGTACTTTATGTATAAAGGTGAGCATGTTTTGGTTATCTATGATGACTTGACCAAACAAGCTTCCGCATACCGTGAGCTCTCCTTGCTGCTTCGTCGTCCTCCGGGCCGTGAGGCTTATCCGGGTGACGTCTTCTACTTGCACTCCCGTTTGCTGGAACGTGCAGCGAAGCTGAATGATGAACTTGGTGGTGGTTCTTTAACCGCACTTCCGTTTATTGAAACACAAGCTTCCGACGTATCTGCTTACATCCCGACGAACGTAATCTCCATCACAGACGGACAAATCTTCCTGGAAGCTGACCTGTTCAATGCTGGACAACGTCCAGCGATCAACGTAGGTATTTCCGTATCACGGGTTGGTGGTTCTGCTCAGATCAAAGCGATGAAAAAGGTTGCAGGTTCCCTGCGTCTCGACCTTGCTCAATATCGTGAGCTTCAAGCGTTCTCTCAGTTCGGTTCCGATCTGGATAAAGCGACTCAGGCCCGCCTGAATCGTGGTGCTCGCATGATGGAAATCCTGAAACAAGGTGTAAACCAGCCTCTGCCTGTAGAACAACAGGTAGTCAGCTTGTACACAGCGGTTAAAGGATTCCTGGATGAAATTCCTACAGGTGATGTGACTCGTTTTGAAGGTGAATTCCTCGCGTTCATGGAGAGCAGCCACCCTGAAATTCTGGCATCCATCCGTGATACAAAAGAATTGACTGCAGACAATGAATCCGCTCTGAAAAATGCTATTGAGAAATTCAGAAAGAGCTTCGCTGTCTCTGTCTAA
- a CDS encoding F0F1 ATP synthase subunit delta, which yields MSRDTIVAKRYAKALFEVTLGQQQVLEVEQELRTVVSAITGDAEIGKFIESPNISEEAKQNVLRTSLDGKVSEPVLKTVLLLIERGRVELLEALLNDYVKIEGESLGIADARVYSTYALNDEEQEAVAREFGGRVNKKIRIENIVDPTLLGGLKVAIGDTIYDGSLAGKLERLEQSFNRRVQ from the coding sequence ATGAGCCGCGATACGATTGTTGCCAAGCGTTATGCGAAAGCATTGTTTGAGGTTACTCTCGGACAGCAGCAGGTGCTTGAAGTCGAACAAGAGCTACGTACTGTCGTGAGTGCCATCACAGGTGATGCGGAAATCGGTAAATTTATCGAGTCACCCAACATCTCTGAAGAGGCAAAACAGAACGTACTTCGCACAAGTCTTGACGGCAAGGTGTCTGAACCTGTTCTGAAAACCGTTTTGCTTTTGATTGAGCGAGGACGTGTTGAATTGCTGGAAGCTCTGCTGAATGATTATGTGAAGATCGAGGGCGAATCGCTCGGCATAGCCGATGCACGCGTGTACTCGACTTATGCTTTGAATGATGAAGAACAAGAAGCGGTAGCCCGTGAATTCGGTGGCCGTGTGAATAAAAAGATCCGTATCGAGAACATTGTCGATCCGACTCTGCTGGGCGGATTGAAAGTTGCCATTGGCGATACGATCTATGACGGCAGCTTGGCTGGCAAGCTCGAACGTCTTGAGCAGTCTTTTAACAGACGAGTACAGTAG
- the atpF gene encoding F0F1 ATP synthase subunit B, whose amino-acid sequence MNFVWENTVLAIIAFGILYWLLSRYAFGPLFSIMEKRRELVLAQMNEAAQTRDQAIAYVEEQKQALEKARKDAYDIIEQSKQTGGKQAETILADAKAEANRLKDDAVREIESEKNKAVAALRRELGTASVQIASKLIKKEVENGPAQEELVNQYLNEVGGRQ is encoded by the coding sequence TTGAATTTCGTATGGGAAAATACAGTTCTGGCGATTATAGCATTTGGTATTTTATATTGGCTGCTTAGCCGTTATGCATTTGGTCCACTTTTCTCCATTATGGAAAAACGTCGTGAACTCGTATTGGCGCAAATGAATGAGGCTGCCCAAACGCGGGATCAGGCTATTGCCTATGTTGAGGAACAGAAGCAGGCTCTTGAAAAGGCACGTAAAGATGCATATGACATCATTGAACAATCGAAACAAACAGGCGGCAAACAGGCTGAAACGATTCTGGCGGATGCAAAAGCAGAAGCGAATCGCCTGAAAGACGATGCTGTGCGTGAGATTGAGAGCGAGAAGAACAAAGCGGTTGCAGCGCTTCGCCGCGAACTGGGTACAGCTTCCGTTCAAATCGCTTCCAAGCTGATCAAAAAAGAAGTTGAGAACGGTCCTGCACAAGAGGAGCTTGTGAACCAATACCTCAATGAGGTAGGAGGCCGACAATGA
- the atpE gene encoding F0F1 ATP synthase subunit C, translated as MGAMALLAAAIVAGLGALGAGIGNGLVISKTVEGIARQPEAKSTLQTTMFIGVGLIEVLPIIGVVLAFIFYGAA; from the coding sequence ATGGGAGCAATGGCATTATTGGCAGCAGCAATTGTTGCAGGATTGGGCGCACTTGGCGCAGGTATCGGTAATGGTTTGGTAATCAGCAAAACGGTGGAGGGTATTGCCCGTCAACCGGAAGCAAAATCCACTCTTCAAACAACAATGTTTATCGGTGTAGGTTTGATCGAGGTATTGCCGATCATCGGTGTGGTACTGGCGTTCATTTTCTACGGAGCGGCTTAA
- the atpB gene encoding F0F1 ATP synthase subunit A: MHESPIINLGGFHLDLSVLLMLIVTSAIVFIVAKLATRNLSVDNPGKMQNFLEWAIEFVRNLISSTMDMKKGQHFLTLATTMIMFIFVGNMLGLPLGVVTGATDVSQAEIFGKPIVSVQEAFHEAHEKDPEAHPHIEVAWWKSPTADLSVTMGLALIAFAIAHGLGLFRNTKTYLKHYFQPHWLFFPINIVETASKLLTHGMRLFANIFAGEVLISTIMKLTAFKWIGAIAAIPLLTAWQGFSIFIGAIQAFVFTVLMMVYISQTVESHEEH; encoded by the coding sequence ATGCATGAATCTCCGATAATTAACCTGGGTGGGTTCCATCTGGATTTGTCTGTTCTGCTCATGCTCATCGTAACATCCGCCATTGTATTTATTGTTGCTAAACTGGCTACGCGGAACTTGTCGGTGGATAATCCGGGCAAAATGCAAAACTTCCTAGAGTGGGCGATTGAGTTTGTACGCAACCTGATCTCAAGCACGATGGACATGAAGAAGGGGCAACATTTCCTTACCTTGGCAACCACAATGATTATGTTTATCTTTGTGGGAAACATGTTGGGTCTCCCTTTGGGCGTAGTCACTGGAGCTACGGATGTAAGCCAAGCTGAAATCTTTGGCAAGCCAATTGTTTCGGTCCAGGAAGCGTTCCATGAAGCTCATGAGAAGGATCCTGAAGCTCATCCACATATCGAAGTTGCCTGGTGGAAATCACCTACGGCTGACCTTTCGGTAACCATGGGTCTTGCGTTGATTGCTTTTGCTATCGCGCATGGATTGGGACTTTTCCGAAACACCAAAACGTATCTCAAGCATTATTTCCAACCACATTGGCTGTTCTTCCCAATAAACATTGTGGAGACGGCATCCAAATTGTTGACACACGGTATGCGTTTGTTTGCCAATATCTTTGCAGGTGAGGTTCTGATCTCCACGATTATGAAGCTTACAGCATTCAAATGGATTGGCGCAATTGCAGCAATCCCGCTGTTGACGGCATGGCAGGGGTTCAGTATTTTCATCGGGGCCATACAGGCATTCGTATTTACGGTTTTGATGATGGTATACATATCACAAACCGTCGAATCGCACGAGGAACATTAA
- a CDS encoding ATP synthase subunit I has protein sequence MSELTRYRRWMTVFIMYFLMICFLAAAFLPRVETIALGLALGTVISWINASYLGRKVRRMLDGAAEGNLKRVNLGFLTRAALAVLAIFMAMQYPQYFNLYAVVAGLVIAQFSLLFIGILLSRKADS, from the coding sequence ATGAGTGAACTAACCAGATACCGCAGATGGATGACTGTTTTCATCATGTACTTTCTTATGATTTGTTTTCTCGCAGCGGCCTTTCTGCCCCGTGTGGAAACAATAGCTTTGGGACTGGCCCTGGGAACGGTGATCAGTTGGATCAACGCTTCATATCTGGGTCGCAAAGTCAGGAGAATGTTGGATGGTGCAGCGGAAGGAAACCTTAAGCGAGTGAACCTGGGATTCTTGACTAGAGCAGCTCTCGCAGTACTCGCTATATTCATGGCGATGCAGTATCCGCAATACTTCAATTTATATGCGGTTGTAGCTGGCCTGGTCATAGCACAATTTTCCTTGCTATTTATAGGGATATTGTTGTCCCGCAAAGCAGACTCATAG
- a CDS encoding AtpZ/AtpI family protein codes for MADSNKPNSSRNHDDNVWKAMGLVTAFGIEIAILAVAGYYVGSWLDKTIGGSGIWIAVSVLFFLAAGGVSIYFIAKKFMGESDE; via the coding sequence ATGGCCGATTCGAACAAACCAAATTCATCCCGTAACCATGATGATAATGTGTGGAAAGCAATGGGGCTCGTGACAGCTTTTGGAATCGAGATTGCCATTCTCGCTGTTGCCGGATATTACGTCGGCTCCTGGTTGGACAAGACCATTGGAGGTAGCGGAATATGGATCGCCGTAAGCGTTCTCTTTTTCTTGGCGGCAGGCGGCGTAAGCATCTACTTTATCGCGAAAAAATTCATGGGGGAAAGTGATGAGTGA
- the wecB gene encoding non-hydrolyzing UDP-N-acetylglucosamine 2-epimerase has product MSKKIKVMTIFGVRPEAIKMAPLILELQKHPESIESIVCVTAQHRQMLDQVLEVFDIHPDYDLDVMKDRQTLNEITIRVLGGLEPVLREAKPDIVLVHGDTLTTFVASYAAFLQQIQVGHVEAGLRTWNKLSPYPEEMNRQLTGVLADLHFAPTDWSSSNLAKENKSESSTYVTGNTVTDVFQYTVRQDYTHPVLDWAKGKRLVLMTAHRRESQGEPHRNIFQAVKRIADEFEDIAIVYPVHPSPAVKEPAHAILGNHPRIQLIDPLDVVDLHNFYPHTHLILTDSGGLQEEAPSFGVPVLVLRDTTERPEGIEAGTLELVGTEEERVYERTRALLTDETLYASMSQAANPYGDGHASERIVNAILHHFGVNSERPESFHRKFKK; this is encoded by the coding sequence ATGTCCAAGAAAATTAAAGTCATGACGATATTTGGGGTGCGCCCGGAGGCCATCAAGATGGCTCCGCTTATTTTGGAACTGCAGAAACATCCCGAATCGATTGAATCCATCGTTTGCGTTACTGCACAGCACCGCCAAATGCTGGATCAGGTTCTAGAAGTATTCGATATTCATCCAGACTATGACCTGGATGTGATGAAAGATCGCCAGACGCTGAATGAAATTACAATTCGTGTGCTGGGAGGCCTGGAGCCAGTCTTGCGTGAAGCCAAACCGGATATCGTGCTGGTTCACGGTGATACGCTGACTACGTTTGTAGCCAGCTATGCTGCGTTCCTGCAGCAGATCCAGGTGGGGCATGTGGAAGCGGGCCTTCGAACATGGAACAAGCTCTCTCCATACCCGGAAGAGATGAACCGGCAGTTAACCGGCGTACTTGCTGACTTGCATTTTGCACCAACGGACTGGTCTTCTTCCAATCTTGCCAAAGAAAATAAATCAGAGTCTAGTACGTATGTCACAGGCAACACGGTAACAGATGTGTTTCAATATACAGTACGGCAGGATTACACACACCCGGTACTGGATTGGGCAAAAGGCAAACGTCTTGTGCTGATGACAGCTCACCGCCGTGAATCCCAGGGCGAGCCTCACCGTAACATTTTCCAGGCCGTTAAACGGATTGCCGACGAGTTTGAGGATATTGCCATCGTGTACCCGGTGCATCCAAGTCCTGCTGTGAAGGAGCCGGCTCACGCGATTTTGGGGAATCATCCCCGTATTCAATTGATTGATCCACTAGACGTCGTGGATTTGCATAACTTTTATCCGCATACTCACTTGATATTGACCGATTCAGGCGGTTTGCAGGAAGAAGCGCCTTCGTTTGGTGTGCCTGTGCTCGTCCTGCGGGATACAACGGAGCGCCCGGAGGGCATCGAAGCAGGAACACTTGAACTGGTAGGCACCGAAGAGGAACGTGTATATGAACGGACCAGAGCTCTGCTTACAGACGAGACGCTGTATGCAAGCATGAGTCAGGCTGCCAATCCGTACGGTGATGGACATGCTTCGGAAAGAATTGTCAATGCGATTTTGCACCATTTTGGTGTGAATAGTGAACGTCCGGAATCATTTCACAGAAAATTCAAAAAATAA
- the upp gene encoding uracil phosphoribosyltransferase: MGKLVICDHPLIQHKLTFIRDMRTNTKDFRELVDEVATLMAYEITRDVELETIDVQTPVAATQGKVISGRMLGLVPILRAGLGMLDGVVKLLPAAKVGHVGLFRDPETLQPVEYYTKLPTDVTERQLIVIDPMLATGGSAIAAIDVLKKRGCTQIKMMNLVAAPEGVKAVQDAHPDVDIYVAALDDRLDDHGYIVPGLGDAGDRLYGTK; the protein is encoded by the coding sequence ATGGGAAAATTAGTAATATGTGATCACCCTTTGATTCAACACAAACTGACGTTTATACGCGACATGCGTACGAATACGAAAGATTTTCGTGAATTGGTGGATGAAGTGGCAACGCTGATGGCTTATGAGATTACAAGAGATGTTGAGCTGGAGACGATCGATGTACAGACACCTGTAGCAGCCACACAAGGCAAAGTCATCTCTGGACGTATGCTCGGACTGGTACCGATTCTGCGTGCAGGACTCGGCATGCTGGATGGCGTTGTGAAATTGTTGCCAGCTGCAAAAGTTGGACATGTGGGTCTGTTCCGTGACCCGGAAACCCTGCAACCGGTAGAATACTACACCAAACTGCCTACAGACGTGACAGAGCGCCAATTGATTGTAATTGACCCGATGCTGGCAACTGGCGGTTCTGCCATTGCAGCTATTGACGTGTTGAAAAAACGCGGATGCACCCAGATCAAAATGATGAACCTTGTTGCAGCTCCTGAAGGGGTAAAAGCAGTTCAGGATGCTCATCCGGATGTAGACATCTACGTGGCTGCGCTGGACGATCGTCTCGATGATCACGGTTATATCGTTCCCGGACTGGGAGATGCAGGAGACCGTCTGTACGGCACAAAATAA
- the glyA gene encoding serine hydroxymethyltransferase codes for MEQLRKNDPAVLEAMNLELKRQQNNIELIASENIVSEAVIEALGSVLTNKYAEGYPGKRYYGGCEHVDIVEDIARDRAKELFGAEHVNVQPHSGAQANMAVYLAALKPGDTVLGMNLAHGGHLTHGSPVNASGLLYNFVAYGVQEDTFLIDYDEVRKAAFKHRPRMIVAGASAYPRTIDFEKLASIANDVGALFMVDMAHIAGLVAAGLHPSPVPHAHFVTTTTHKTLRGPRGGMILCRKAWAAAIDKAVFPGSQGGPLMHVIASKAVAFGEALQPSFKTYAQNVVKNAQVLAETLIAEGLNIVSGGTDNHLMLIDTRSVNITGKEAEHVLDSIGITVNKNAIPFDPTSPFVTSGIRIGTPAATSRGMNEEAMVAIGKIIAKTLKNPKDAAKLDEARAEVTALTDQFPLYTDLKY; via the coding sequence ATGGAACAATTGCGCAAGAATGACCCGGCAGTACTGGAAGCGATGAATCTTGAACTGAAACGTCAACAAAACAACATTGAGTTGATCGCATCCGAGAATATCGTAAGCGAAGCGGTTATCGAGGCTCTGGGATCTGTACTGACGAACAAGTACGCTGAAGGATATCCAGGTAAACGTTATTACGGTGGTTGTGAACATGTCGATATCGTTGAAGATATCGCACGTGACCGTGCCAAAGAATTGTTTGGAGCTGAACATGTCAATGTTCAACCTCACTCCGGTGCACAAGCGAACATGGCAGTATACCTTGCGGCTTTGAAACCTGGTGATACTGTGCTGGGTATGAACCTTGCGCATGGTGGACACCTCACTCATGGTAGCCCGGTTAACGCTTCCGGCTTGCTGTACAATTTCGTGGCTTATGGTGTACAAGAAGATACGTTCCTGATTGATTACGATGAAGTGCGCAAAGCAGCATTCAAACATCGTCCTCGCATGATCGTTGCAGGTGCAAGTGCATATCCGCGTACCATTGATTTTGAAAAGCTTGCTTCCATCGCCAATGATGTAGGTGCTTTGTTTATGGTGGATATGGCTCACATTGCAGGACTGGTGGCTGCCGGATTGCATCCAAGCCCGGTTCCACATGCGCATTTTGTAACAACAACAACACACAAAACGCTGCGTGGACCTCGTGGTGGTATGATTTTGTGCCGCAAAGCATGGGCAGCAGCCATTGATAAAGCCGTATTCCCGGGTTCCCAAGGTGGACCTCTGATGCACGTGATTGCTTCCAAAGCGGTAGCATTCGGTGAAGCGTTGCAGCCATCATTCAAAACGTATGCACAAAATGTCGTGAAAAATGCACAGGTTCTGGCTGAAACGCTGATTGCTGAAGGTTTGAACATCGTATCCGGCGGTACAGACAACCACTTGATGCTGATCGACACTCGCAGCGTAAACATCACAGGTAAGGAAGCCGAGCATGTACTCGATTCCATCGGCATTACCGTGAACAAAAATGCAATTCCGTTCGATCCAACCAGCCCGTTTGTAACGAGTGGTATCCGGATCGGTACACCTGCGGCCACTTCCCGTGGTATGAACGAAGAAGCAATGGTAGCGATTGGTAAAATCATTGCCAAAACATTGAAAAACCCTAAAGATGCAGCGAAATTGGATGAAGCTCGTGCGGAAGTGACGGCACTGACAGATCAATTCCCGCTCTACACTGACCTTAAATACTAA
- a CDS encoding TIGR01440 family protein, protein MTIELDSEQPGLHEQTASILRELALAGQLGHGQIVVIGTSTSEVAGKRIGTSGAIEVAQQLLAGISEVQQEFGFDVVFQCCEHLNRALVMERSLLTRLGLTEVGAVPVPKAGGSMASAAYRSLSDPCLAEHVQAHAGLDIGETMIGMHLRHVAVPFRTALRYIGDARVTTALTRPKLIGGERAVYRMEEQPDSTFCD, encoded by the coding sequence ATGACTATTGAGTTGGATTCGGAACAACCCGGATTACATGAACAGACCGCATCCATTCTGCGTGAATTGGCGCTTGCCGGACAGCTTGGACATGGACAGATCGTTGTGATTGGTACCAGTACAAGTGAAGTCGCAGGCAAACGGATCGGTACAAGCGGTGCGATCGAAGTGGCGCAGCAGCTTCTTGCAGGTATATCCGAGGTGCAGCAGGAGTTCGGTTTTGATGTTGTATTCCAATGCTGTGAGCACCTGAACCGTGCTCTGGTGATGGAGCGTTCCTTGCTTACACGTCTTGGATTGACTGAGGTAGGTGCTGTACCTGTGCCAAAAGCAGGTGGCTCCATGGCATCCGCAGCGTATCGCTCACTGTCTGATCCATGTCTGGCTGAACATGTGCAGGCCCATGCGGGACTGGATATCGGGGAAACCATGATTGGCATGCATCTGCGGCATGTGGCGGTGCCTTTCCGAACAGCGCTCCGCTACATCGGGGATGCCCGTGTAACTACAGCATTGACTCGTCCCAAGTTGATTGGCGGCGAACGCGCAGTGTATCGTATGGAAGAGCAACCAGATTCGACATTTTGTGACTAA
- a CDS encoding low molecular weight protein arginine phosphatase — MKHILFVCTGNTCRSPMAEGLMRKLASERGIQVDVRSAGVAATTGMPISHHAEAVLRDHNVEGPPHSTMLSPNLVGWADLILTLTRSHKQHVMQVFPDAVHKTYTLKEYVENDESVLNDLQELDSLFATLEMKRALGQEILASERERAIEIRQRIPSFDISDPFGGSRDDYNVAAAEIRTALDRLLDKLD; from the coding sequence ATGAAACATATTTTGTTTGTATGTACAGGAAATACATGCCGCAGCCCCATGGCAGAGGGGCTTATGCGTAAACTGGCGTCTGAGAGGGGCATTCAAGTGGATGTTCGTTCTGCAGGCGTAGCCGCAACAACGGGCATGCCAATTTCTCACCACGCGGAGGCCGTATTGAGGGATCATAACGTTGAGGGGCCACCCCATTCGACGATGCTTAGTCCGAACCTAGTCGGCTGGGCGGACCTTATTCTAACGTTAACACGGAGCCATAAACAGCATGTTATGCAGGTTTTTCCCGACGCGGTGCACAAGACGTACACTTTGAAAGAATATGTGGAGAATGATGAGAGCGTCCTGAATGATCTTCAGGAATTGGACAGCCTGTTTGCCACATTGGAGATGAAACGTGCACTCGGTCAGGAGATCCTGGCGTCTGAGCGTGAGCGGGCGATTGAGATCAGGCAGCGCATTCCGAGCTTTGATATTTCGGACCCGTTTGGCGGCAGTCGCGATGATTACAATGTAGCCGCGGCAGAGATTCGGACTGCGCTCGACAGACTTTTGGACAAGTTAGATTAA
- a CDS encoding manganese efflux pump MntP: MWDVSAHVGQLVTILIMAVALGLDAFSLGIGIGMKGIRLRDILRISTVTALFHIIMPLIGMYTGKYVSSLLGDITTYAAGGLLVLLGAHMILNAFREGDTKLVDHRSLLGVILFSLSVSVDSFSVGVSLGMFSSDLVLTVLAFGVCGGVMSVMGLLLGRRVSQNMGDYGEAVGGAILLAFGLLFIF; the protein is encoded by the coding sequence ATGTGGGATGTATCTGCCCATGTTGGGCAGTTAGTAACCATTTTGATAATGGCCGTCGCTCTCGGACTGGATGCTTTCTCACTCGGAATCGGGATTGGCATGAAAGGTATCCGTCTGCGAGACATATTGCGGATCAGTACCGTAACGGCCCTGTTTCACATCATCATGCCGCTCATCGGCATGTATACGGGCAAATACGTCAGTTCTTTGCTGGGTGACATCACCACGTATGCAGCTGGCGGTCTGTTGGTGTTGCTTGGTGCCCATATGATTCTGAATGCTTTTCGTGAGGGAGATACCAAGCTGGTGGATCATCGATCTTTGCTCGGTGTGATTTTGTTCTCGCTCAGTGTCAGTGTTGATTCATTTTCCGTTGGTGTCTCGCTCGGCATGTTCAGCAGTGATTTGGTGTTAACCGTGCTGGCTTTCGGTGTATGCGGCGGAGTGATGTCTGTTATGGGCCTGCTGTTGGGACGGCGTGTGAGCCAAAATATGGGGGACTACGGGGAAGCAGTCGGCGGCGCGATCTTGCTTGCTTTTGGACTTTTGTTTATATTTTAG